TGCGTTGTGTCGCCCAGGGCGCCAATTACCGCCAAATCAAAGGGGTCAAGCGCCTCACCCTGTTGAGATAGGGCCGCTTGTCTGCAATTTAATTAGCTTTTTTAACCTTATACCAGCAATTCAACTGAATGCAATTCACCTTGAATGGCCCGCCCTCCAGAAGTTTTTTTGATACAAAAATTCGCATCGCATGGAAGATGGCAGGCGTGGGGGGAGCAGGTGGCCAGGGCCACGTGAGCCTGCGGTCTTAGTGCCAGTTGAATGCAAACGGCGGACAAGCGGCCCAGACTGTTTGAGCGCAGCGAGTTTCTGGGCCGCCCGCCGTGTATTTTATCGGCACTTGACCGCTTGGCGTGTGTCATCGGCCACCTGTTCCACCCATGCCGGGTTTACTTAAATGGGTTCAGTTAGAACCCCTGACCTAATCTCTACCCGATGTACAGCCCGCACAATCCATGATACAGAGGTGTTTTTTAAATCGGAGCCAAGGTGGCCGTCGATTCGGCACCGTCTCCGCGATCATCTTTTTTTTAATTGCCAAAAAGGAGCACGATGATCATGGATACCGCCAAACCTTCCACCCGGCCCATCATGGTACGGGTCCTTTTTTTCAGCTTACTCTCCGCCGCGGCCGTGGCCGGAGCTGTTTTTTGGGGCCTTAAGGAGATGTCAGTCCGCGCCAGCCTGCTGGTGCAGGCGCATCCCGAACTGGCCGAAGCCCAGACCCTGGCCGGTTGGGTCGAAACGCTCCGTCGGGGTTTCTGGTCTTACGGCGTGCCGACGCTCCTGGTCTTTTTCCTGATCATGGCCGTGTTGACCTGGTGGTCCCTGCGCAGCCCCTTCCTTCGGCGACCCGTTCCAACGGCACCGCGCCGACCCGCGCCGGCGAAGGCCAAGCCGCAAACGGAAGCAGCGCCATCCAGCGCCGAAACGGACCGGCGGCTTTACCTGCACCTGATCGCCGTGCTGCAAAAGGAGGGACGGCTGCTCGATTTCTTCTCCGAGGACCTGGCCCAATACAACGACGGCCAGATCGGCGCGGCCGTGCGCAGCATTCACGAAAGCTGCAAAAAGGTGCTGGACCGGCACATCGCGCCCCAATCCGTGCTCGAGGTCCAGGAGGGTGAAGAGATCGCGGTGCAAAAGGATTTCGATCCCAACACATTGAAACTGGTCGGCAATGTCACCGGCGAACCACCGTTCAAGGGAGTCGTGCGCCACCGCGGCTGGCGGGCCCGCAAGGTCGATCTGCCGACCTTCTCCGGCCGGCAACCCCATGACATCATCGCCCCGGCCGAAGTCGAAGTGCAGTAAGGAGTATCGGCATGTCTGATGCGCAATACATCATCGGCATCGACCTGGGCACCACCAACAGCGTCGTGGCCTATGTTTCGGCAGATACCCCAACGGTCGAGGAGGCCCATATCCGCCTGTTCGAGATCCCCCAACTGGTGGATAACGGCGTGGTGGAAACGCGCCCGGTGCTGCCGTCGTTCGTGCTCATGCCGCCGGCCGAAGGGATGCCCTGCGAAGAGCTGGCCCTGCCCTGGGATACGTCACCGCACTATGCGGTGGGGGAATACGCCCGGCGGCGCGGAGAAGAAATCCCGCAGCGACTGATCGCCTCGTCCAAATCGTGGCTGTGCAATACCTTGGTCGACCGCAAAGCGGCGATTCTTCCATGGGAAGGCGCCCCTTCAGGTCCATCGGCTGGTCCCGCTTCCCGCAAGCTGTCGCCGGTGGAAGCGTCGGCCGCCATCCTGCGCCACCTGCGCCAAGCCTGGAATCACGTCATGGCCCGAAGCGATGATGGCGCCGACGGCCCCATGGACGACCGGCTCAAGATGGAAAACCAACTGGTTTACCTCACCGTGCCGGCCTCGTTCGACGCCGTGGCCCGCGAGCTGACCGTCGAGGCCGCCCAAATGGCCGGATTGCCGCGCGTCACGCTGCTCGAAGAGCCTCAGGCGGCCTTCTACGCCTGGATCGCCGGCCGCACCAGGAAATGGCGCGACGCGGTCGAACCGGGCGACCTGGTCCTGGTCTGCGATGTGGGCGGCGGCACCAGCGATTTCAGCCTGATCCAGGTGGCCGAAAAAGAGGGCGCCCTAGACCTGGAGCGCGTGGCCGTGGGCAACCATCTGCTGGTGGGCGGCACCAATATGGATTTGACCCTGGCCTATGCCCTGGCCCGTCAACTGGCCGAATCCGGCACGACGCTGGACAACTGGCAGATGAACGGATTGTGGCACAGTTGCCGAGGCGCCAAGGAGCGCCTGCTGGCGGACCCGGATTGCGACCGCGTACCGATCACCGTCCTGGGCCGGGGCAGCCGCCTGATCGGGGGCACCATCACCACCGAACTGACCCGGGCCACCGTGGAAAGCCTCCTGAAAGACGGCTTTTTCCCGGATTGCGGCCGCGACACCCGGCCCCAGGGCACCCGGCGCAGCGGCATCCAGGAGTTCGGCCTGGCTTTCGAAGCCGACCCGGCCATCACCCATCACCTGGCCGCCTTCGTCGAACGTCCCGCGGCCGATGGCCGTCCGGTCAGTCCCACGGCCGTACTCTTCAACGGCGGGGTCATGAAGTCGGCCCTGTTCCGCCGGCAGGTCGTGTCGATCCTCAACGCTTGGTCGCCCCAAACCGGCGTGCGGGAAATCGAAGGCGCCGATTTCGACCTGGCCGTGGCACGCGGGGCGGCCTGCTATGGCCTGGCACGGCAGGGCAAGGGCGTGCGCATTCGCGGCGGCCTGGGCCGCTCGTATTATATCGGCGTGGCCGCCGCCATGCCGGCCGTACCGGGCCTGCCGGCCCCGACCAAGGCCCTCTGCGTGGCCGCCTTCGGCATGGAAGAAGGCACCACGGCCGCCATCCGGGACCGCGAATTCATGCTGCTCGTGGGCCAACCGGTGGCCTTCGATTTCCTGGGTGCCACCACGCGCCAGGAAGACCAGGTCGGCACCATCGTCGAAGACTGGCAGGGGAACATCCAGCCGATCACGACCCTGGAAACCACCCTGGACGGCGATGCCGGCCAGACCCTCCCGGTCACCCTGGAACTGCATGTCACCGAAGTCGGTACCCTGGAGGTGTGGTGCGTATCAAAAAACGATGACCGCCGGTGGAAATTGGAATGGAACGTGAGGGAGCAATAGCAGTGGAACCCGCGAACGAACCGGCGGCCGACAGCATCGCCGGCCGGCGCTTCATCATTGGTATCGACCTGGGCACCACCAACTCGGCCGTGGCCTTTGCCGATCTGACCGCACCGCCGAGAAACGACCCCATCCGCCTCTTCGATGTGCCCCAGCTCACCGCGGCCGGTACTTTTCAACCGCTTCCGGTGCTGCCATCGTTTCTCTATATTCCCGGCAGCTACGATATCGATGCCTCGGCCATGGTCCATCCATGGAAAAAGAGCGATGACGCCTTCGCGGGGGCCTGGGCCCGCGACCAGGGCGCACTGGTGCCGGGCCGCCTGGTGGCCTCGGCCAAGAGCTGGCTGTGCCATGCCGGGGTGGACCGGCGCGGCCGTATTCTGCCCTGGGGTGCGCCGGCCGAGGTGCGTAAGATCTCCCCGGTGCAGGCCAGTGCCGCTTATCTGGCTCATATCCGCAAGGCCTGGAATCATCGTCACGGCGACGAGGAGGAGCTCTTTTTAGAAAATCAGAACGTGGTGCTCACGGTACCGGCCTCGTTCGACGAGGTGGCCCGCGAGCTGACCCTCGAAGCGGCCACAGCGGCCGGCTACCGCCAGGTCACCCTGCTGGAAGAACCCCTGGCCGCATTCTACAGCTGGCTCGTCCGGCACGAGCGCCGCTGGCAAGAGCTGGTGCAGCCCGGACAATTGATTCTGATTTGCGATGTCGGCGGCGGCACCACCGACTTCACCCTCGTCTCGCTCACCTGCGAAGCGGGCGGCAGCCCGCGTTTCGAACGCATCGCGGTGGGCGACCACCTGCTCCTCGGCGGCGATAACATGGACCTGGCGCTGGCGCGCGGCGTGGAAGCCCAATGGCATGGCGGACGGCCGGCCGGGCTGGATACCCAACGCTGGCAGGCCCTGTGCCACCAGTGCCGACAGGCCAAGGAGCGGATTCTTTCGGGCCAGGCCGAGACCCATCGGGTCACCCTGATGGGCAGCGGCAGCCGCCTCATCGCCGGCACCATGAGCGCCGAACTGGCCCGCGGCACCATCGAGCAGACCATTCTGGAAGGCTTTTTCCCGGTGGTCGATTCGGATAGTTTAGGGTCGGATGGTTTTGGGTCGGATAGCGTAGGCTCGGGCAGTATAGGGAAGGTCGTGACACGAGCTGCTATCAGCGAATTCGGCCTTCCCTACGAACCGGAACCCGCCATCACCCGGCACCTGATGCGCTTTCTGGAACACCATCGCGAGGAGGTGGCCGACATCCTGGACAAACGCGATCCATTTCCCGACATGGTGCTCTTCAACGGCGGGGCTCTCAAACCCGAATCCATTCAGCAGCGTATCGTCGACGCCTTGTGTCACTGGTTCGGCCGGTCGACGGCCGAGCGGCCGGGCATCCTCGAAAATCGGCATCACGACCTGGCCGTGGGCCTGGGAGCGGCCTACTACGGACTGGTCAAAAGCGGCCGGGGCGTGCGAGTCGGCAGCGGCAGCCCCCGCAGCTATTACCTGGGCGTAAGCCGGAAAGAGCAGGACGCTTTCGGGCCGCAACAGGCCATCTGCCTGGTGGAACGCGGTTTGGATGAAGGCAGCACCATCGAACTGGGCGACCAAAGGTTTCAGGTTCTGGCGAACCAGCCGGTACGCTTCGACCTGTTCAGCTCGAGTTTCCGCAGCCGGGATCGCATGGGGGCGCTGGTCGGGATCGACGACACCTTCATGCGCCTGCCGCCCTTGCAGACCGTCATCCAGTATGGCAAACGGGGTGCGAAAACAAAAATCCCGGTGCGCGTCGAAGCCGAATATACCGAGATGGGAACCCTCTCGCTGTGGTGCCGTTCGCTGATCAGCGACCATCGCTGGCAACTGCAATTTCAATTGCGGGAAAGCGCAGAGGCGGCGGAGGTTCGCGAGGAGATCGTCCTCGAAGACACCGTGATCGAAAAGGCCCGACAGACCCTGGACGCGGCCCTGGACAGTACGGACCAGACCCGATTGGACGGGGTCGTCAAGCAGATCTCGGCGGTCGCGGACCTGCCCCGCGACCAGTGGCCCCTGAGGCTGCTGCGCGAACTGGCCGACCGCCTGTTGGCCCGCACCGATGCACGCCAGCGCGGGCCGACCCACGAAACGCGCTGGATGAACCTGGCCGGTTTCTGTCTGCGACCCGGCTTCGGGGACAGCCTCGATGCCGAGCGCATCAAACAGGCCTGGAAAATCTACACCCAGGGGCCGGTCCATGCCAACCAGAACCAGGTCCAGATCGAATGGTGGATCATGTGGCGGCGGTTGGCCGGCGGATTGACCCCGGGACAGCAGCGTCAACTGAGCCAGGACGCGGCCCGCCTGCTGCAACCCAAGAAAGGCAAGAAGCCGCGGCTATCCCCCCAGCTGCAACTCGAGCTGTGGATGGCCGTGGCCAACCTCGAGCGGCTTTACGTGAAAGACAAAGTTCAGTGGGGACACCTGCTGCTCTCCCAGCTCAATCCAAAACAGGCCCGCCCCCAGCAACTGTGGTCCCTGGCGCGCATCGGCGCCCGGGCACTGCTCTACGGCTCCACCGATCGGGTCATCCCCCCCCAGGAGGCCGCCCGTTGGATCGACGATCTGCTCGGACGCCAATGGCCGCACCCCAAAATGGTCGGAACGGCAATGGCTCAGCTGGCCCGCAAGACCGGAGACCGCACCCGGGATGTGGGTGCCGCGGTGGCCGACCGGGTATTGGCGTGGATGGCCCCCCACACCGAACTGACCGATCAGCAGACGCTTCTGAAAGAGGTCGTCCCCATCGCCCGCCAGGAGGAGCAGGCCCTCTTCGGCGAGTCCCTGCCCGTGGGCCTGATCCTTCATGATCAACCCAACGGGGAAAACCGATGATTCAACGCCTTGAACCTTAATGGGTTTTTCACAAGCCCTTGCCGGACGGCGCTGTAAGACGTTCAAGATCAAGGCGCTCGAAATTCCGTGTCCTGAGGCGTATGGGTCGTACGCCGCAAGGACCACGGGATGAGCGCAACGCAGATATTGGACGTTTTACGGTGACTCCAGCCCTAAGCAGCTTCCTCCATGGCTCGGCTGTAGGCGCCTTTGCGCGCCGCACCGTTGCACTTGGCGCGATGGTAGAAGGCGCGCTGGGCGGCGGCTGCGTTGGCACGCTGGCCCTTCCAGGCCTTGAGGGTATCGGCCTGCAGGGCGCGTCCATAAGAGAAACTCAACTCCCAGGGCTGAGGTCCCATGGCGTTCATGGCATTCAGATTCTCGGTGGCCTGTTGCGAACTCTGGCCGCCGGAGAGAAAGACGATGCCCGGAACGGCCGCCGGAACGACTTGACGGAAGCAGGCTACCGTGGCCGCAGCCACCTCTTCGGGGCCGGCCTGTTGGGGGCACGCCTTGCCAGAGATGACCATGTTGGGTTTGAGCAGTGTCCCTTCCAGGTACACACAATGCTCGAACAGCGCCGAATAGACCCGTTTCAGCGTCTCTGCGGTGACGTCGCGGCAGCGGGCGATGTCGTGACCACCGTCCATGAGCACTTCGGGTTCCACGATCGGCACGATGCCGGCCTCTTGACAGAGCGCCGCGTAACGGGCCAGGGCGTGGGCATTGGCCTCCAGGCAGAAACGTGTGGGAATGCCGTCGCCGATGGTGATCACGGCCCGCCACTTGGCGAATTGGGCACCCAACTCGCGATACTCGGCCAGGCGCTCGCGCAGACCGTCCAGTCCCTCCGTCACCTTTTCCCCGGCAAAACCGGCCAGCGCCTTGGCCCCCTTGTCCACCTTGATGCCCGGTATGATCCCCTTTTCGGCCAATAGCCGGGGGAAAGGCGTACCCTGCTCGGAGGATTGGCGAAGGGTTTCGTCGAACAGAATCACCCCGCTGATGAAGGCCTCGGCCCCTTCGGTCGTAAAGAGCAGTTCACGGTAAGCCCGGCGATTCGCTTCGGTGGACTCGACCCCGATGCTGTCGAACCGTTTCTTGATGGTCGGCGAGCTTTCATCCGCCGCCAGGATCCCTTTGCCGGTTTGAACGATGGCGCGCGCTACCTCTTCAAGCCTCTGTTTGTCCATTTCGACCTCCATTGGGTGGGTAATGAGTGTATCCGATGGAACTAACGGCGATGACGGGTCTGGCTTAGGAGAGGGGTTCTGCCGGAGAATGCATCCTCCCCGGACCTCGACAGCTGGCGTGGCAGAAGAAAACTTCTATAGGTAGTGTTCAGCGCATGTGACTCGGGAGAGGACCCGTCATGGAACCTCGACAGGAGCATATATTTTATATTCTGCATTGTTCGACAAACTGTCAAGATGACGGCCTGACAAGCAACCCCTTGAAGGTGCGGCGCAGGCCGGTCCGTCCCTTCGTTTGAATTTTTCCATATTATGAAACTGTTAATTTTATATCATGAAAATTTTTATTGACTATTTTCTAAATTCGCTTCACTAAGTGGACCCAAGTCCAGACACTCGTCTGATGGCACGTAACGACCTGTATGACGCGGCATCATCCCGCGGAAAAAGCAGGTCTAATTTTTGTCATGCGCCCAGGGGAGAGCCCCATGGCCAGGGAAACGCCACTGCAGCACCACTCCAAAATCCAGGATGGCGCCCAGAGCATCCACAGGGCCATGGCCATCATCCGGATCGTGGCCGAGCACAATTATGCCGGTGTCAAATTGTCCAAGGTGGCCAGAGACGTGCAGCTGCCTTCCAGCACGACCCATCGCATGCTATCGGTTCTCGTCGAAGAGGGCATGCTCAGCTACGATGCCATGGCCAAGCGCTACCATCTGGGCATTTCCCTGGCGCGACTTGGATTGGAAGCCCGCCAGTATGAACTCAGGCATGCTTACCGCGACATCCTCGAACGAATCGCCCGCCACACCGAGGACACGGCCTACCTGTTGATGCAATCGGGATATGACGTGCTTTGCGTGGACCGCGTGGTGGATTCCACCCCGATCCAGGTGCTCACCTTCGATGTGGGCAAACGCCGCCCCCTGGGCGTCGGCCCCGGCAGCCTGGCGATCCTGGCCTCCCTGCCCCAGGAGGAGATGCAGCGTATATTGCGGCACAATGCGCGCCGATATGCCGGTTTCGTCGGCTTTGGGCCCGACGATATGCAGCGCATGATCGATACCTACCGCAGGCAAGGGTATATCGTGAACAGCGTGACGCCTTACACCATGGGCGTCGGGGTGGCGCTGCACGATAAGGCCGGCAAACTCGTCGGCGCCATGAGCGTCAATGCCATCGTTTCTAAAATGGACGAAAAACGGCAACAGGAGATCGCGCACCTGATTCGATCCGAAATTTCGGGTGGGCGCATATGACCACGGATCGAGACGGAGATGTGCCTATGAACGATAACAGCAACAAAGTGATGAGCGCCAGCGAAGCGGTCCGCCGCTTCATCCAGGATGGAGATGAGTTGATCATCGGCAACTACACGGTCGGCACCTGCACCGAATTGATCTACGAAATCTGCCGGCAGAACAAAAAGGGTTTCACTCTATATTCCCAATCCGGAATTCTCGACGTGGACATTATGGTCAACGCCGGATGTGTCGACCGCCTGGTCACCACCTACGTGATGCGTTCGGGCGGCAAGGCGGGCGGCGGGGCCGTGGAGCGCGCTCTTCAGGCCGGCACCATCGAGATGGAGGATTACACCAACTTCAACTACAACGCGCGCCTGGTGGCCGGCATGCACGGGCTGACATTCATCCAGGTGCTGGAAGGGGTGATGGCCACCGACCTGTTCCGCAAGCGCGGCTTCATGGGCGAAGACAAATATCGGGTCATCAAATGCCCCTATACGGGCAAGGAGATCCTCACCGTCCCGGCCGTGAACCCGGATGTGTGCATCGTGCACGTTCAGCGGGCCGATAAATACGGCAATGCCCAGTACTGGGGAGCCCTGGGAAGCGTGGCCGCAGCGGCCCTGTGCAGCAAACGCATCATCGTCTCGTGCGAGGAGATCGTCGAGCACGACGTGGTGCGCCAGAGTCCGCATTTTACCATCATCCCCGCGTTTCGCGTCAACGCCGTGGTCGAAGTGCCCTGGGGCGCGCATCCGACGGAAGTGCTGGGCCACTACAACCGCGACCAGTTCTTCTATGGCATGTTCACAAAAGCCAACACCCGGGCCGACTCTGTCAAGGCCTGGATGGACGAATGGGTTTACGGCTGCAAGGACCGTGAAGCCTACATCGACCGCTACGCCGCCAAGTTCGGTATGGGCATGCTCGATCGGCTGCGCGCCAGGGCCTTCTATTCCGCCCCGGCCAACTATGGCGCGGCCTTTACGTCGGCCTGGGATGAGAGAGGCCGGGAGCGCTCCATGGGCCTGACCCTGGAGGAGATCGAACAACGCCTGGCGGAAAGGGGGATGCTCTATGAGTAAAGGATACACACTGAATGAACTGTTGATCATCACCTGCGCCAAGGAGATCAAGGACTACCAGAATGTCATCCTCGGGGTGGGCCTGCCCACCACGGCCGGCGCCCTGGCAAAGGCGCTCTTTGCCCCCCACGCCACCTTGATGATGGAATCGGGGATCATCGATTTCGAACCCCTGGTGCCGCTCAACCACATCGCCGATGCGCACTCGTGCCGCGGATTTTCTTACGCCACCGATCTGTTCACGGCCTTTACCATGACTTATCGCGGGTTTGTCGATGTGTGCTTTCTCGGTGTGGGCCAGATCGACAAGTTCGGAAACCTCAACACCACCTGCATCGGCGATTACTATCATCCGACCCTGCGACTGCCCGGTTCCGGCGGCGCGGCCGATTTCATCGCCTATGCCAAGAAGACTGTGCTGACCCTTCGCGGAGGCCAGTTCGTGGAAAAACTGGACTACTTTACGTCGGCCGGCTACCTGGACGGCGGCGACAGCCGGGACCGGTCGGGACTCTTCCCAATAGGGTCGGGTCCATCCATGCTGCTCACTACCAAGGGGGTCTTCCGATTCCATCCGGAAACCAAGGAGATGTACCTGGCCCAGATTCATCCCGGTGTCACGGTCGAAGATATCCGCAAGGACGTTCCCTGGGATCTGAAAGTATCGCCCGATCTCACCCAGACCGACCGGCCGACGGATGAAGAGATCGAATTCGTGCGGCGGTTCGCCCCCACGGAAAGCGTGGGCCGCAACCTGCGCACCGAGCTGGCCATCGAGCATGCGCTCAACAGAGCCAAAAGGAGAGGCAAAGCATAAACACCATCAAAAAGAGGGAGGGGAAGTATGAAGACATTTATGAAATGTACCTTAATCGCGGTGGGTTTGATTTCTCTTGTGGTTATCGGGATGACGCAGCCGGCGGTCGCCGCCGACGAGCGCCTGGCCATAGGCACGGCCTCCACGGGCGGCACCTGGTATCCCCTGGGCGGCGGCGTCGCCAACATGATCAACACCCATATCAAGGGATACTACGCGGCCGCCCATCCTTCGGGGGCATCGATCGAGAATATCCGGGCGATCTCCAAAAAGCAGGATGCCCTGGCGCTCTCCATGCCGGACACAGCGTTTCAGGCTTACCAAGGCCTGGAAGCCTTCGCCAAGAATCCGGTCAAGGAGCTGCGCGGCCTGATGTCCACCTATCCGATTGACATCCAGTTCTACACCCTGGCCAACGGCAAGATCAAAAGCATCGAGGACCTGAAGGGAAAGAAAGTCGCCGTGGGCGCGCCGGGCAGCGGCACCGAGGCCATGGCGCGCTACGTGCTCAATGTGTTCAAAATGACCTATGACGATATCGACGAGCAGTTCCTCTCCGCCACCGAAACGGCTGAAGCGTTGAAGGACGGCAACATCGACGCCGGCATCGTGACCCTCGGCACGCCGGCGCCGGCCTTAATCGATCTGGCCACCCAGCGGGACATTCTCTTCTTGGACATCGAACCTGGCATCGCCGAAAAAATCAACAAGGAGTTTCCGGCCTACTTTCCAACCACCATTCCGGCCGGCACCTATAAAGGCCAGGACAAACCCCACCACACGCTTTCATGGATGGGGATCTTCGTGGTGCACCAGGACATGAGTGAAAAACTGGCCTATGACATCTTGAAGGCGGTCTTCGATCACAAGGCGGATTTGGATAAAATTCACGCCCAGTTCAAGAACATCACCCTGGAAAACGCGGTCAAGGGGA
This Desulfatitalea tepidiphila DNA region includes the following protein-coding sequences:
- a CDS encoding DUF2760 domain-containing protein, with the translated sequence MDTAKPSTRPIMVRVLFFSLLSAAAVAGAVFWGLKEMSVRASLLVQAHPELAEAQTLAGWVETLRRGFWSYGVPTLLVFFLIMAVLTWWSLRSPFLRRPVPTAPRRPAPAKAKPQTEAAPSSAETDRRLYLHLIAVLQKEGRLLDFFSEDLAQYNDGQIGAAVRSIHESCKKVLDRHIAPQSVLEVQEGEEIAVQKDFDPNTLKLVGNVTGEPPFKGVVRHRGWRARKVDLPTFSGRQPHDIIAPAEVEVQ
- a CDS encoding Hsp70 family protein, translating into MSDAQYIIGIDLGTTNSVVAYVSADTPTVEEAHIRLFEIPQLVDNGVVETRPVLPSFVLMPPAEGMPCEELALPWDTSPHYAVGEYARRRGEEIPQRLIASSKSWLCNTLVDRKAAILPWEGAPSGPSAGPASRKLSPVEASAAILRHLRQAWNHVMARSDDGADGPMDDRLKMENQLVYLTVPASFDAVARELTVEAAQMAGLPRVTLLEEPQAAFYAWIAGRTRKWRDAVEPGDLVLVCDVGGGTSDFSLIQVAEKEGALDLERVAVGNHLLVGGTNMDLTLAYALARQLAESGTTLDNWQMNGLWHSCRGAKERLLADPDCDRVPITVLGRGSRLIGGTITTELTRATVESLLKDGFFPDCGRDTRPQGTRRSGIQEFGLAFEADPAITHHLAAFVERPAADGRPVSPTAVLFNGGVMKSALFRRQVVSILNAWSPQTGVREIEGADFDLAVARGAACYGLARQGKGVRIRGGLGRSYYIGVAAAMPAVPGLPAPTKALCVAAFGMEEGTTAAIRDREFMLLVGQPVAFDFLGATTRQEDQVGTIVEDWQGNIQPITTLETTLDGDAGQTLPVTLELHVTEVGTLEVWCVSKNDDRRWKLEWNVREQ
- a CDS encoding Hsp70 family protein — encoded protein: MEREGAIAVEPANEPAADSIAGRRFIIGIDLGTTNSAVAFADLTAPPRNDPIRLFDVPQLTAAGTFQPLPVLPSFLYIPGSYDIDASAMVHPWKKSDDAFAGAWARDQGALVPGRLVASAKSWLCHAGVDRRGRILPWGAPAEVRKISPVQASAAYLAHIRKAWNHRHGDEEELFLENQNVVLTVPASFDEVARELTLEAATAAGYRQVTLLEEPLAAFYSWLVRHERRWQELVQPGQLILICDVGGGTTDFTLVSLTCEAGGSPRFERIAVGDHLLLGGDNMDLALARGVEAQWHGGRPAGLDTQRWQALCHQCRQAKERILSGQAETHRVTLMGSGSRLIAGTMSAELARGTIEQTILEGFFPVVDSDSLGSDGFGSDSVGSGSIGKVVTRAAISEFGLPYEPEPAITRHLMRFLEHHREEVADILDKRDPFPDMVLFNGGALKPESIQQRIVDALCHWFGRSTAERPGILENRHHDLAVGLGAAYYGLVKSGRGVRVGSGSPRSYYLGVSRKEQDAFGPQQAICLVERGLDEGSTIELGDQRFQVLANQPVRFDLFSSSFRSRDRMGALVGIDDTFMRLPPLQTVIQYGKRGAKTKIPVRVEAEYTEMGTLSLWCRSLISDHRWQLQFQLRESAEAAEVREEIVLEDTVIEKARQTLDAALDSTDQTRLDGVVKQISAVADLPRDQWPLRLLRELADRLLARTDARQRGPTHETRWMNLAGFCLRPGFGDSLDAERIKQAWKIYTQGPVHANQNQVQIEWWIMWRRLAGGLTPGQQRQLSQDAARLLQPKKGKKPRLSPQLQLELWMAVANLERLYVKDKVQWGHLLLSQLNPKQARPQQLWSLARIGARALLYGSTDRVIPPQEAARWIDDLLGRQWPHPKMVGTAMAQLARKTGDRTRDVGAAVADRVLAWMAPHTELTDQQTLLKEVVPIARQEEQALFGESLPVGLILHDQPNGENR
- a CDS encoding class I fructose-bisphosphate aldolase is translated as MDKQRLEEVARAIVQTGKGILAADESSPTIKKRFDSIGVESTEANRRAYRELLFTTEGAEAFISGVILFDETLRQSSEQGTPFPRLLAEKGIIPGIKVDKGAKALAGFAGEKVTEGLDGLRERLAEYRELGAQFAKWRAVITIGDGIPTRFCLEANAHALARYAALCQEAGIVPIVEPEVLMDGGHDIARCRDVTAETLKRVYSALFEHCVYLEGTLLKPNMVISGKACPQQAGPEEVAAATVACFRQVVPAAVPGIVFLSGGQSSQQATENLNAMNAMGPQPWELSFSYGRALQADTLKAWKGQRANAAAAQRAFYHRAKCNGAARKGAYSRAMEEAA
- a CDS encoding IclR family transcriptional regulator, whose translation is MARETPLQHHSKIQDGAQSIHRAMAIIRIVAEHNYAGVKLSKVARDVQLPSSTTHRMLSVLVEEGMLSYDAMAKRYHLGISLARLGLEARQYELRHAYRDILERIARHTEDTAYLLMQSGYDVLCVDRVVDSTPIQVLTFDVGKRRPLGVGPGSLAILASLPQEEMQRILRHNARRYAGFVGFGPDDMQRMIDTYRRQGYIVNSVTPYTMGVGVALHDKAGKLVGAMSVNAIVSKMDEKRQQEIAHLIRSEISGGRI
- a CDS encoding CoA transferase subunit A, translated to MNDNSNKVMSASEAVRRFIQDGDELIIGNYTVGTCTELIYEICRQNKKGFTLYSQSGILDVDIMVNAGCVDRLVTTYVMRSGGKAGGGAVERALQAGTIEMEDYTNFNYNARLVAGMHGLTFIQVLEGVMATDLFRKRGFMGEDKYRVIKCPYTGKEILTVPAVNPDVCIVHVQRADKYGNAQYWGALGSVAAAALCSKRIIVSCEEIVEHDVVRQSPHFTIIPAFRVNAVVEVPWGAHPTEVLGHYNRDQFFYGMFTKANTRADSVKAWMDEWVYGCKDREAYIDRYAAKFGMGMLDRLRARAFYSAPANYGAAFTSAWDERGRERSMGLTLEEIEQRLAERGMLYE
- a CDS encoding CoA-transferase subunit beta — encoded protein: MSKGYTLNELLIITCAKEIKDYQNVILGVGLPTTAGALAKALFAPHATLMMESGIIDFEPLVPLNHIADAHSCRGFSYATDLFTAFTMTYRGFVDVCFLGVGQIDKFGNLNTTCIGDYYHPTLRLPGSGGAADFIAYAKKTVLTLRGGQFVEKLDYFTSAGYLDGGDSRDRSGLFPIGSGPSMLLTTKGVFRFHPETKEMYLAQIHPGVTVEDIRKDVPWDLKVSPDLTQTDRPTDEEIEFVRRFAPTESVGRNLRTELAIEHALNRAKRRGKA
- a CDS encoding TAXI family TRAP transporter solute-binding subunit; this encodes MKCTLIAVGLISLVVIGMTQPAVAADERLAIGTASTGGTWYPLGGGVANMINTHIKGYYAAAHPSGASIENIRAISKKQDALALSMPDTAFQAYQGLEAFAKNPVKELRGLMSTYPIDIQFYTLANGKIKSIEDLKGKKVAVGAPGSGTEAMARYVLNVFKMTYDDIDEQFLSATETAEALKDGNIDAGIVTLGTPAPALIDLATQRDILFLDIEPGIAEKINKEFPAYFPTTIPAGTYKGQDKPHHTLSWMGIFVVHQDMSEKLAYDILKAVFDHKADLDKIHAQFKNITLENAVKGMPIPFHPGAEKFFKEKGLIK